The Sorex araneus isolate mSorAra2 chromosome 5, mSorAra2.pri, whole genome shotgun sequence genome has a segment encoding these proteins:
- the CDK1 gene encoding cyclin-dependent kinase 1 produces MEDYTKIEKIGEGTYGVVYKGRHKTTGQVVAMKKIRLESEEEGVPSTAIREISLLKELRHPNIVSLQDVLMQDSRLYLIFEFLSMDLKKYLDSIPPGQFMDSSLVKSYLYQILQGIVFCHSRRVLHRDLKPQNLLIDDKGTIKLADFGLARAFGIPIRVYTHEVVTLWYRSPEVLLGSARYSTPVDIWSIGTIFAELATKKPLFHGDSEIDQLFRIFRALGTPNNEVWPEVESLQDYKNTFPKWKPGSLASHVKNLDEDGLDLLSKMLVYDPAKRISGKMALNHPYFNDLDNHIKKM; encoded by the exons ATGGAGGACTATACCAAGATAGAGAAAATTGGAGAAG gTACCTATGGAGTTGTTTATAAGGGCAGACACAAAACTACAGGTCAAGTGGTAGCTATGAAGAAAATCAGGCTAGAAAGTGAAGAGGAAGGGGTTCCTAGTACTGCAATTCGGGAAATTTCTCTATTAAAAGAACTTCGTCATCCAAACATAGTCAG TCTTCAAGATGTGCTTATGCAGGATTCCAGGTTATATCTCATCTTTGAATTCCTTTCCATGGATCTCAAGAAGTACTTGGATTCTATCCCTCCTGGTCAGTTCATGGATTCCTCTCTTGTTAAG AGTTATTTGTACCAAATCCTACAAGGGATTGTGTTTTGTCACTCTAGAAGAGTTCTACACAGAGACTTAAAACCTCAAAATCTATTGATTGATGACAAAGGAACCATTAAACTGGCTGATTTTGGTCTTGCCAGAGCTTTTGGAATACCTATTAGAGTATACACACATGAG GTAGTAACACTCTGGTACAGATCTCCAGAAGTACTGTTGGGGTCAGCTCGATACTCAACTCCTGTTGATATTTGGAGCATAGGAACTATATTTGCGGAATTAGCGACCAAGAAGCCACTTTTCCATGGAGATTCAGAAATTGATCAGCTCTTCAGAATtttcag AGCTTTGGGCACTCCCAATAATGAAGTATGGCCTGAAGTGGAATCTTTACAGGACTACAAGAATACATTTCCTAAATGGAAACCAGGGagcctggcatcccatgtgaagAACTTGGATGAAGATGGCTTGGATCTGCTCTCA AAAATGTTGGTCTATGATCCAGCCAAGCGAATTTCTGGCAAGATGGCATTGAATCATCCATATTTTAATGATTTGGACAATCACATTAAGAAGATGTAG